Proteins encoded by one window of Lycium barbarum isolate Lr01 chromosome 11, ASM1917538v2, whole genome shotgun sequence:
- the LOC132620208 gene encoding uncharacterized protein LOC132620208 — protein MPETNITESGSGEKGITYDNGHPYHLNNSDSPGMTLVNTVFYGRGYPGWRRSILLSLSAKRKLGFINGACKAPDLKSANFQQWSCVNDMIICWISNASFKDIADSVMNSKTAKELWDSLEQRFGKSNGAKLYHLQKELTGLVQGNSDIAGYFTKLKRLWDELYGINVIV, from the coding sequence ATGCCTGAAACAAATATAACAGAATCAGGAAGTGGTGAGAAAGGAATCACATATGACAATGGACATCCTTATCACCTAAACAATTCAGATTCACCTGGTATGACTCTAGTCAACACTGTTTTTTATGGAAGAGGATACCCAGGTTGGAGGAGATCCATCCTCCTATCTCTATCAGCCAAGAGGAAACTTGGTTTTATCAATGGAGCTTGTAAAGCCCCAGATCTGAAGTCTGCAAATTTTCAACAATGGAGTTGTGTCAATGATATGATTATATGTTGGATATCAAATGCATCATTTAAAGATATTGCAGACAGTGTGATGAACTCCAAGACTGCAAAAGAACTTTGGGACAGTCTAGAACAGAGATTTGGCAAGTCAAATGGTGCCAAACTCTACCATCTACAAAAGGAATTGACAGGACTAGTACAAGGTAATAGTGACATTGCTGGGTACTTCACCAAACTTAAGAGGTTATGGGATGAATTATATGGGATAAATGTGATTGTTTGA